The Scomber japonicus isolate fScoJap1 chromosome 21, fScoJap1.pri, whole genome shotgun sequence region TGAGCTGACCTAAGTTTGGTGAATTTGGTACTAAAAAGAGGGTAACTGACAGATATCCACCTGATTTGACCATGTCAGACTGATGAAGCCGCACATCATGCATGTTCAAATGAGTACCTGACTACTATTTTAATACAGCCTTGAAGcagtgaacctatcctttaatgttTAGTTCACTCTTGTCTACCTTGtttccagcaaaaaaaaaactcaaattaaaaCGGTGTGTTGCGGTGGTGGtatttagctcagtgggtagagcacccgccccatgtgttgaggctacagtcctcactgcaggcgaccctggttcgtcattcccccctctctgcctcccatttcctgtctctctctctactatctacattaaaggcaaaaaagcccccaaaaaacATACTAAAAAATAGAAGAATTAGATCTAGTGGGCAGAAGTCAGTATGTACCAAAAACAGAGAGGGAATGAGATGTATTTGTTAAGTGGACGGAAGCATGGCATGGTGGTTACAGCTTTTTTCACAATGCCCCCAAATGGACCCCTAAAATAACCATTCTGTCATTGCAGGTCAAAGCTTTTCAGTACAAACAACCTCACTGAATAACATGTTCACTCAAGTGGATTAAAACCGCCACTCAAACAGACACGGCTGTTACTGATAGTCATCTTCACCTTGAAAATCTCAACCTCAATTTATTTATGTCAAGACAGTCAAGTACAGGTTTGTTTACCAGCCTCACACGTGCTTTTTCACCTTGCTCCAGATTTATTGACCAACTAACTCAGTTAGAGGTCGCCACGGAGACAAGCAATCAGCTGGgcaccatggatgtattaagaGAGCACTGGCGCACCCGTGACCTCCAATGCCATAGCTGTATGCAGCAGCAGACTGATAATGACCAGCTGTTCagaggcaggagtggaaaaatCTATACTTCATCTTCAGGTGCAATTCTAAtcgaaatgagagagagaactCATGAAATAGAGCTTATAACTACAGCAAAGGGGTAGACTaagaaaaaagaacagacaATATGACAAACAGCAGGTGTGAATATGTCCTATGTGCTATTATTGTGTTCATTACATACACTAAAATCCTGCGAAGATTCATGTGGAATATATACAACCTTTGAAGTAAATACTGTCATCATATAAGCAGTAATCCAAATAACCTCCACACAAACTCAGAACCATgaaaatcctaaaaaaaaaaaatgtttttaaaaaacaccaaAGGCTACATAGAAgtggaaaaaacatttcattgcCTGGCAGAGCAAAACTCAAGGTGGATATAATGAAGTGCCAGCGGTTATATAAGTCTTttgaaaatgttcagttttttaaatgatcgTTATAGTTGAACTTTAAATGCAGACAGACTCAAGATAAGGGAGAACAAGACACTCATATCAATATCGTTTAATAAGGTAAGTCAATTAGTTGGTCAATTAGTCAATGAGCAGAAAATGACTTtccatatattatattatattataaaaccATGCACCCCTCATGCATGTTAATGGAGAGGACAAAACTGTTCAATATAATGGACTCTAGTACACCAACACCACCCACaacaacctcaataataaagataaagtaGAACTTTTCAAACAATGGcaacaaaaacttaaaatttATAAGCTTTGTAAAAAGtcgaatttatggcagagctgctgtattggattgcatGAGATTGCACAGCTGAACCTAATGTTATATACATGTGGTTTTGGGCAGTCGTCCAGAGAAAAACAAGCTGAAGCTCTGGGAAAGTTTTTCACGATTGAGATTTTATAGATAAATAGTAAGAAGTCGTCAATAAGAGGAAAGAACATAATTAGAGTTGCTGCAATGAATTAAAGCAGACCATCTCTAcacaaaagaataataaatcaatagaaatgaaaaatatccTATAGTCCTGGAATACAATCTCAATATTACAATTGACGGTGCACAAGTCTGTAAATCAATGACATTTCTCAGCACTGAATATACCGAAAGCTTAAATTCCACGGTTTTACTGTCATGTTATAAGTGTAAATTTCAACTTATCTGCAGTCCTCATTTTGgcatgaaatgtcaaaatgctTCGGAGGTAAACTGACAGCTCCTCTGAGGCTTTAAACATCCAACATGAGCACAGAGGAGTGGATCACTCTGCCTGTATATCAGTGTTTATGACAGTCTTTCTCTCTTGATACGTTATAGCTGAGAGAAGAGTTGAGCAGCGCTGTCAACGTTCACAGATTCCTTCGGTGGCTCCCTGATGACCTAAtaagaccaaaaaaaaggaacaagcACAGTGAAATTGATCACGATGATTGAAATGCTGGATGATGAACGGAACTTTAATTGTCCAAAAATTTGCTGCATtacctgtgtttgtttcttcGGTTCAGGTGCAACCGATTTCGAAACGCTCTTCACATCCCTCTGGACTTCTGTGAAGATTTGATTGAGGTTCTCCACTTTCTCATTTTTCATGGCATTGATCTGTGAAGGTGCACAAATTACACAAGAGCAGGTGCAGCAAACACCGCATAACAAGGGAGACATTCCAAATAtgtgtgaaggagagaaaaagacaaaagtgcGGGAAAGAGATCTTACGTGTTTGAGTGTTGTCGTGACAggctttgttttgttcttgttcttcAAGTGCTTGTTTGCCACTTGAAAAACgttcttctgttttttccctttttgcttATTCTTTCCCATGTTGTTAcctggagagagaaaacaaatcaGCATGGTTGCACACATGGGGAAAGATTTCATTTCTGTAGCTTGGCCTATGGctgttattttttccatttattggTTTCAAACCCACAACTGCTGTGTTTGCCTGCTCAAACAGGCAGTTttcactctgatcacacaagcTTGAGGCTTTGCTAATCAATACAGATGCTCAGATTGTTCCTGGTCCTCCACTTGCCTCCTACACTCAGTAGGCAACTGATTAGCTACACCAACACCTCATTCAGTGTTGTGATTCAGTCAGTGAATCACAACACCTGAACAGGGTCAAGAAATTCAAATAATGAAGCAATAAGTGTTATGTAATTGAAGTGATTCTGAATGCAGCATGGATTGAGAATTTTTTTTGCAAAGAGACAGCCAGACTTCTCAAAATTTCATGCACAACAGCGTCTAGACTTTTACTAGCAGTTGcaccataaacacaaaaaaagaaaagaaaaataaagaaccCTCTCAGTTTGCAGTCCTCAGGGTGAAAAGTAGGGATGCTCTCCAAGGGtatcacagacaaaaacaactgTTTAAAACCTGATGCTCTCAGCTCGAAAGGAGACCATCCTGCCTTCCATACCTTGTCAGCTGGCAGAGAGGACTTACAGTGGGGAACAGAAGCACCACtgtggaaaaacacacatctaGCCAGAGCACAATGTGTATCACAGTGGCTGAGTCTGGTATATAAACACAACTCTGCAGATGTTTTCTGCCTCACAACTACTAGTAATGCTGTTGTGCAGGATTGCTAATACATGCATTGTGTTccttttgtagtagtagtaattgtaataataatagtcataATAATGTAGTTTAAATCGGATTTTATACATGAAAAATAGGCGTCACAGCTGCCTCGCCTTCAAATGTCCTAAATGGAAAACAGGAATCCTACTGACAGCCAAATGTAATGAATACATATCAAGCTTTTGACTGGTTTGTTGgagaaactttaaaatgactctTTACGCTTTATACGTTTGGGTAAAACTCACAAACGCTGTTCTGTCTCACTTTACTGACAGTATGGGGCTGTGTGTCTtatattttcactattttctactGAAGTTGgttcatttcactaaaaaaaCATTACTTTGACAAAAGGAAGCTAAAACAACGTCGACTTAACAGTAAAATACTTATAGACAGACCTTATTAGAAGAGCTGTTTGGGTTGTTATCCTCATGTGCTGACAGAAACGTGCCTTCTTTACTACGTCAATTGTGTGCGACGCTTGTCGACTTCCACTCGGACGTcacgacttttttttttttttttttacctccaccCGCATTCAGTGAAgaagacccgccctactctgcctctgattggttaGTAGGCCTACTCATTGTCTTCGTTAggtagtttgtttttttaaatctttttttcttttcaaaaatcATCACTTACAATATGTGACATTAAGACAAACAGATCATTTGAACTAATGATAATATAACATGACTCCACTTCCAATAGGATGATAAGCCTACCTTCAACACATCAACATACGGTAAGATTgatggaagaagaggaagaaaaagtagaatgatgatgatgatgatgatgatgaatgaggATGAAGATAAAGATAGAGAAGACAACActattgttcatttttacaaaATTCACGTTTGTTATCGATATCCACAAATCTTTAAACGTATTAATTGATGGGTCATAAGGGGTAAGATGGTTATAGGTCAAAATATCAGCCAAttagaggcagaggagaggcgGGTCCTCGCTGAATGCGGGTGGGAAAACATTAACGCGTCACTATTTAAAGGTCCCATATATTAAATAGATAATAGATGTCCCCACTCCCCAGTCCCCCACACAGTTTAATCTATCAGAAGCGTCTGTCGGGTGATAGAATTGGAATTCAGAATGACGTCATAGCGAAATGAATGGCAACACATTGTAGTGCAGTTGCTGCAGAATAAAGAACGTGTCACAGTAACCAAACACTTAAAACCATGAGATATGTTTGAAAGAATTAGATGCCTCCAGACTCCAGATGTTCCGGGCATAGCTATCATTTCAGTCTAGAAAAGACACGCCAACTGAGAGagtaacataaaaataatacatctgCCTCacctataaaataaataagaagtgATGCAAGTACAATCTGTTGTGAAATATGCCACAGACCGTTTGGCAACATAATAATGCAATCGTGATTGGCCTATTTTTACAAGCTGTTTTAGAAATGCACCATTCACATAGGCTATAGTTTATCTCATTAGATTCCCATAAATAAGCATCCATAACACACCAATCCCATCAATGAAAATGTGCACTGGGAAAGTGCCTGACAGCATGTAGGCTATGTATGCACTATCCCTTGTcagtatgtatatgtataagaCTATGTAATTTCCATTTGATTGGGTTAAGATGGGAtcatagtttagttttatttattctttgcTTGCCTCTGAAGTTGTGTgtatgaagaaaatgaaaatcctcCAGCTTGTAGTGTCACTAACACACAGCAGGTGGCAGCCTCACACCACCACAGCCGCAGTGCATTACTGTGTCCATAACAACCTCTATCATTTCCCAACAATGTCATTACATTAAAAGGTACATACCACATGGATGCAGTCAAACGTTACTGAGTTGATGCTACAGAGGGCCATAGGGTTAAGCTTCATAGTCAACAGAAGGATGAACTGATCCCTCACCTTATGCATTTTCTTCCCTGTTGCATTTTGGAAGAATTGCTGCAGTTTTAAGCCACGCTTTGTCATTATCCCCATTAAACTGACTTAATCCCCCTTCTTTGCTTaactttaaacatgttaaatgtgtgcatgttagtAATAGGCTACATAAATCAGTGTATGATTATAGTGTGTTAGTATTTGATTTTACCCTTTTTCAGTGGACAGAGTGTATTTATTTGCTTTAGAAAAAACTGATGTGAATGCTGGAGCACCATCAGTGAACAAAGTAGGCCCTCAGTTTTTCCCTCATTGGCAGGACCCAAAGAGGCCAGAACCAGCCATTAACTTTGCTTCAAATAAAGTCATTTACACGTTTTTCACTAAAATAGcctatgttttttttgttttgttgttttgtgacAAATTAATTTCTAACTAAATGTTTATGGTTATGATAGTCAATAATTCACACTCTTTACTTTCCCCAGTGATAAGAATTTGATAAATGTGATAGCCCATTTATGGACCTATTTTGGTTTAGTGTGCCCTTCTATAATTTCATAATGACTAACTAACGAGCCTGCTTTTCAAGGTGACTTTAACGCTGCATACTGTCGCGTAAAACCGCTACTTCCTGACATTATAGGCAATTTAAACCCGTTAACTGAACGGTGAAAATGCGCTCAGCTCCAGTCATATGCAGCCTGTCAATGAAGCTTGACGggggagagtgagtgagagagtgtgagaatgtgtgtgtgtgtgtgtgtgagagagagaaagagagagagagagagagagtgagagagagagagagagagagagagagagagagagagagagagagactcttcATTGATCCACAGTGTTAAGGTCCATCTAAACTCCTCCCGGTAATTGCGCGGACATCATGTGGCCAACACCAGCCTGAgagacacaccacacacagggGACCCTATATAAGCTCTGCAGCTGTCAGGTGAAGGACACTGACTGCTTTGCTCAAAGGGGACGACTCGCTTTAGGGGATTACAGCTCTAGATACTCATAGACCCAAACTGTAACCATGTCTCACGCTTGGGGATACGCAGCGGACAACGGTGAGGCGCTCATTACACATATACGCCATAATGTAGGGGTGACATTACATAGAGGAATGTTGAATATCAGTGGAAAGTGTGGCTTAATGGTTGGAAGGGCAGTGCATGCACGGGTCACTGCAGAGATTTTTATTTCTGCACGTATTTTGGGGTGATTTTTACGCGCGTTTTAAGCACATCACACATCCCCAACTGCGCAATTTATTCAATGAATGAAACCCATATTACAAAACTAGCATTCTAATATTCATCGTGTTACCTTTATATCATTCTAGGACCCGAAAAATGGTGTGACAATTTCCCTATTGCCAATGGACCCCGTCAGTCTCCCATTGACATCCTACCTGGTGAAGCATCTTTCGACGGAGGGCTGAAGCCGCTCTCCCTGAAGTACGACCCCTCCACCTGCCTTGATATCCTCAACAACGGACATTCCTTCCAAGTGACCTTCGCAGATGATAGCGACAGCTCAAGTTAGtgcaacagtaaaaaaaaaatgttttccatgaaTAGGCTACAGCAATGTTTGATTTATGATATCACTGGACTCGGGTTTGCAAACAAAGACAGTCTGGTCCTGATGGTGATTTTCTAGGACGCAGCAACCTCAAAAAGAAAGAATTGCGGCATTCGGATCTATTTTTTCTGCATGGCTGGTGTGTGGTAAAACGGGCTATAGAACTCAAGCATGTTAATAATatgttaatatattaatatctaTGCGCACCAGGCG contains the following coding sequences:
- the rbis gene encoding ribosomal biogenesis factor, encoding MGKNKQKGKKQKNVFQVANKHLKNKNKTKPVTTTLKHINAMKNEKVENLNQIFTEVQRDVKSVSKSVAPEPKKQTQVIREPPKESVNVDSAAQLFSQL